In a single window of the Williamwhitmania taraxaci genome:
- a CDS encoding DUF6261 family protein codes for MIIKTTYIKRMRTGETQTIATRVIKCLKPFDLPTLMLHDLNSRLESSTNLLSQVLVKYQHTDKTKALKLADEVRDDSFMAFRKSLASVALRRDPEKAARANRLLDLIRQHGWDIHKMNYADESSHLTDLLQTIANSPEFSDDIAFVKHNDHLEELKLGQDQFETILLDRSQVTANELEANGGDAAKQVKEDCMMLFQAIDSLYAISKKPEYLQMANQINEIVDAQIQVIRARITRNSDKEEDEVKE; via the coding sequence ATGATTATCAAAACTACCTACATTAAACGGATGCGCACAGGCGAAACCCAAACAATTGCTACCCGAGTAATAAAATGCTTGAAACCATTCGATTTGCCCACCCTTATGTTGCATGATCTAAACAGCAGGTTGGAGAGTTCCACCAACCTCCTCTCGCAGGTGCTGGTAAAGTATCAGCATACCGATAAAACTAAAGCGCTTAAGCTGGCCGATGAGGTTCGTGACGACTCGTTTATGGCTTTTCGCAAATCGCTGGCCTCAGTTGCGCTGCGCCGCGATCCGGAAAAGGCGGCGAGGGCCAACAGGTTGCTCGATCTTATTCGACAGCACGGATGGGATATTCATAAAATGAACTATGCCGACGAATCATCGCACCTCACAGATTTACTGCAAACTATTGCTAACTCTCCGGAATTTTCGGACGACATAGCCTTCGTCAAGCATAACGATCACCTCGAGGAGCTGAAGCTGGGGCAGGATCAATTTGAGACAATTCTACTCGATAGAAGTCAGGTAACGGCCAACGAACTTGAGGCCAATGGTGGCGATGCCGCCAAGCAGGTAAAAGAGGATTGCATGATGCTGTTTCAGGCAATCGACTCGCTCTACGCCATTTCGAAGAAGCCGGAATATCTGCAGATGGCCAACCAAATAAACGAGATTGTCGACGCTCAAATACAGGTAATCCGCGCCCGCATTACGCGCAACTCCGATAAGGAAGAGGATGAGGTGAAAGAATAG